The sequence TCCGCACCCGCCGCCCGCATCCGTCCGGCCAGGGCCAGCTGGTCCTCCACCGGCGTCGCGGTGTCGGCGCCGGCGATCAGCATGACCGTGGGCAGTGCGGCGCGGTCGGCGGCGTCCCCCACCAGGGCGGGCCGGCCGTAGAAGCCGGCGCAGCCGGCGAGGTCGATCCCGCCGCCGGCCAGCCGCCACGCGTGGCTGCCACCGAAGCAGAAGCCGACGACCACCACCGGCAGCGCGGCGCCGGCCCGTTCGCGGAGGTGCGCGACGGCCGCGGTGACGTCGGCGTCGACGCCCTCCGGGGTGGTGCGCGGGATGTGCGCCTGCCAGTCGAAGTCCTCCGCCCGGACCCCGTCCGCGCAGATCCCGGCGGTCCGGCCGAACCAGTCGATCGCCACTGC is a genomic window of Blastococcus sp. HT6-30 containing:
- a CDS encoding dienelactone hydrolase family protein, translated to MCHAHDSRPPAPPRSGPVRERTSTTLTAADGTAFSAATALPEGNPRAGVVVLPDIRGLHPYYVALAERFAEAGVAAVAIDWFGRTAGICADGVRAEDFDWQAHIPRTTPEGVDADVTAAVAHLRERAGAALPVVVVGFCFGGSHAWRLAGGGIDLAGCAGFYGRPALVGDAADRAALPTVMLIAGADTATPVEDQLALAGRMRAAGAEVDAVVYDGAPHSFFDRSFGDWADACRDAWEHVFALTDRVGGDRSGG